The sequence below is a genomic window from Phenylobacterium koreense.
TGGACCTGGCCAAGGCGATCGGCGCCCGTGTCACCCTGATCACCGTGACCGAGCCCTTCCCCATCTATGCCAGCGCCGCAGGCGGATGGGTGCCGGCCGAGATGGCGAACTACGACGAGATCCAGAAAGAGCACGCCCAGCGGATCCTGGGCCGCGTGAAGGAAGCCGCCGACAAGCTCGGCGTGACGAACGAAACCCTCCACGTCCCCAACACCCCGCCGGCCG
It includes:
- a CDS encoding universal stress protein; translated protein: MYKHILISTDGSDVAQKGVDQGLDLAKAIGARVTLITVTEPFPIYASAAGGWVPAEMANYDEIQKEHAQRILGRVKEAADKLGVTNETLHVPNTPPAEAIIEAAKSRGCDLITMGSHGRRGLGRLLLGSQTSEVLSHAPVPVLVVR